One genomic region from Epinephelus moara isolate mb chromosome 8, YSFRI_EMoa_1.0, whole genome shotgun sequence encodes:
- the LOC126394908 gene encoding natterin-3-like, with the protein MTRAHGIDLASKFDQASVGHTVSFKNSRLNGSAEISIKRPLLTVATSRQTKQAQSPSFGSDYGSTLEWVTWNNSLPNNSVSIYNDYTDRIDYVCKYKCEAGFYTPSKGPYCHYANTKKALSGFPFEILVNKNMFEVLEWKTDSYGSVPQSAVRTCPGEDIYVGMNEYGLGKVDTKHKVFYLPWKDDEYWYHDYQVLTTDENIISQLIYDVRYSTDELEIFHYPPEIMQKSAISNYECHSVLKTDTLSKTYETKHRWDFTFSIQVGVTVTFDVSIPFIASEGIQFSSAVTFQYSRGNTVVNTITDTVSVEITAPPNHSCMVNMVQYKYRVQIPFTAQLRRTYANGEIRTIFITGLYDGVQTGEVRTAVDRCEPLENPKPCS; encoded by the coding sequence TCTCCTTCAAGAACTCACGTCTGAATGGCAGTGCTGAAATCAGCATTAAGAGACCTCTTCTGACTGTTGCTACGTCAAGGCAGACAAAGCAGGCTCAGTCACCCTCCTTTGGATCTGACTATGGCTCTACCCTGGAGTGGGTGACCtggaacaactctctcccaaataaTTCAGTTTCAATTTACAATGATTACACTGATCGCATCGATTATGTCTGTAAATACAAGTGTGAGGCTGGCTTTTATACCCCCAGCAAGGGTCCTTATTGCCACTATGCCAacacaaaaaaagcactttCTGGTTTCCCGTTTGAGATCCTGgtgaacaaaaacatgtttgaggtCCTGGAGTGGAAGACGGATTCATACGGTTCAGTGCCCCAGAGTGCAGTCAGAACATGCCCTGGGGAGGACATATATGTAGGGATGAACGAATATGGACTTGGCAAGGTTGATACTAAACATAAAGTTTTCTATCTTCCCTGGAAGGATGATGAATATTGGTACCACGACTACCAGGTCCTGACCACTGATGAGAATATAATCAGCCAGCTGATTTATGATGTCAGGTACAGCACTGATGAGCTGGAAATCTTCCACTATCCTCCAGAGATCATGCAGAAATCAGCCATCAGCAACTACGAATGCCACTCAGTGCTGAAAACAGATACCCTCTCAAAGACATACGAGACGAAGCACAGGTGGGACTTTACCTTTTCTATCCAAGTTGGTgtgacagtgacctttgatGTCAGCATCCCCTTCATCGCCTCTGAAGGTATTCAGTTCAGCTCCGCGGTTACGTTTCAGTACTCCAGGGGAAACACAGTGGTCAATACCATCACTGATACTGTTTCTGTGGAGATCACAGCCCCGCCAAACCACTCCTGCATGGTTAACATGGTGCAGTACAAGTACAGAGTTCAAATCCCGTTCACGGCACAACTCAGACGCACATACGCTAACGGGGAGATCCGCACAATATTCATCACTGGGCTGTATGACGGCGTTCAGACTGGAGAAGTCCGGACCGCGGTGGACCGATGTGAACCTCTAGAAAACCCCAAGCCTTGCTCATGA